The Streptomyces halobius genomic interval GCCCTGGTCGCCGGGCCCCTTGACCCGCGCGCCGAGCGGCACGAGAGCCTCTACGCCACCGCGCACGGAGGCAACCTCGCCGACATGGCGCAGTGGGCCATGGACTTGGTGGCGGTCGAGCGCGAGGAGCACCGCTTCGAGTTCTCCGGCCTTGACCACGCCGCCGAGTACCTCGCCACCAACCCCAAGTACGACCTCGCACCCGGCCTGTACGGCAACCCCGGCGCCCTGGCCGCCGCGCTGCACGAGTGGCACCCGGACAAGCCGATCACCACCACCTCGGTCATCACCTATCTCGTGGCCCGGCCGCATGGAGGTCGGACGTGAAGCTCTTCCACTTCAGCAAGCACTACGAGACCCCCGCGAAGGCAGCCGCCGCAGCCTGCCACTACGGATGGCTCGCTACCCATGCGAAGCCGCTGCGGCAGCCGGGGCTAACGGTAGTCGGGCCGACCAGCCTGACCTTCGAGCACATCGACGGTCGTCATGCGCAGAAGGAGGACCTGCTGCCGCTTGCGGCCCTCCTGGGCGATGCGCACGGTGCTGCCTGGGCAACTGACCTGCACCGAGCACAGCTGGACATGCCGCACGAACTCGGGAACGGCAGCCTCCTCGCGGATTTCCGCTCCTGCCGGGAAGTAGCCCTGCGCAGCCGGCTGGAGCAGGGTTTTCTCCCCGACACAGGCGCCCTGCACGCGATGCTGACGCTGCTGGAGCGCTCCACTGACGGGCCGGCCGCCTTCTACAAGGACAGCAACCCGCGGAACTTCCTGCTCACCCAGGACGGCACGATCTTCAGCGTCGACACCGACGACCTGACCCTCGCGCCCTTCGGATACGACCTGGCCAAGCTGATCACGACGCTGATCATGACGCACGGCCCGATCGACCCACCCGACATCGATGCAGCCCTGAACAGCTACAACCACGCCGCCGCCAGTCACGACGCCCAGCTAGGTGCGACGAGCCGAGAGTGCCTCGGCGACTTCCTCGCACTGCATGCCGTACTGACCGCGCCGTACGCCGGGCGCAACGGTTACCGCTACGGCTGGCTGCATCAGCACCAACCAACCCAAGGCTCCTCATGATCACCACAGAACTCGTCTTCGTCCGCCACGGCGAGGCCCGGTGCAACGCTGACGGCCGCGTCGGCGGTCCCGCAACCTGCACAGGGCTCACCCACCTCGGATACCTCCAGGTCGAGAGGGCTGCAGCCCTCCTGGCCACCGAGCACCGAGCCCAGCCCTTCACCGCGCTCTACGCCGGCCCCCGACTGCGCCTCCAGCAGAGCGGACAGATCCTCGGGCACGCCCTCGGCCTGGAGCCCCTCGTAGAACCCGGCCTCGATGGACCCGTTCACGGCGAGGCTGACGGCAAGCCCTGGCACTACGTGAAGACCGCAGCCAACGGCGGACCACATGCCCACCCAGACCAACCGTGGGCCGCCGGATCCGACACCTGGAACGGCTACCTCCAGCGAGCCGAAGCGTTCCTCCACGACCTCATCAACCGCCACGAAGGCGACCGCGTATTGTTCGCCGCCCACGGCGAGACGATCCTCGCCGCACACGCCCTCCTACTCGGACTCGGGTCGATGACGGAAGCCGGCTTCACGGTCTCCCACGCCTCCGTCACCCGCTGGCAGCACCACCGAAACCGGCTCGGCCAGCGCCGCTGGATGCTCGACCGGCACAACGACACCGCCCACCTCGCCGCATTACCAACGGGAGCGACGCCGTGAGCAGCACGGCTGACGCCGACCCGCGCATCGAACTCGCGCGCCAAACGGTCGGATCTGTCAGCATCGTCGCCGACCCGACGCTTCCGCCCCACCTCCTGCAGCTCGTCGACACCCGGGGCAACACCTACTTCGCAAAGCAGCACGCAAGCCAGGCCCGCTACGTTCAAGAGACGCACGCATATCTGTCCTGGAGGGTCCATCTCCAGGACCGCGCCCCCGAGTTAGTCGACCGCCAGGACTCGACGCACATCCTCCTGCTCACCGCGGTGCCCGGTCGGAGCGGTGACGCACTGCTCCCTGGTTCGGACGACGAGGAGAAGGCGCACCACGACGCCGGAGTTGCCCTTCGCGCTCTTCATCACGCGACGAACCGGCGTAGCACCGGAGCCGTAGGAAGCGCGCTCGCAGATCGTCTCCGCAGCTGGGTTGCCAGGGCCGACAGCACGGACCTCCTTTCGGGCGCCGAGCGGAAGCTCCTCCTGCAGATCGCGGACGAGCTGGCCGGCACCTGCATGGACAGCGCCGTCTGCCACCTCGACTACCAACCCAGGAACTGGCGCGTCGGAGACGGCTTCTGGACCCTCGACTTCGAGCACATGCGACGCGACGCCCGCATCCGGGACTTCTCCCGCCTTGAGTTCCGCCACTGGCAGCAGGCCCCTCGACTGCGCGAGGCGTTCTTCACCGGATACGGCAGTCCTCCCTCGGACACCGAACGACGGCTACTGGAGCGCTTCGGCGCCATCGAAGCCATCACCGCACTCGTCCGCGGTCACGACAAGGGCGACGCCGTCCTGAGCGCCCACGGCCGCACCGTCCTGTCCCAACTGAACTGATCACTGGCCACCCCACCTATGGAGAGTTCCGTGTCAGACAGCCCCTCCTCCGCGACCGCATCGAGCCCTCGGCGCGCGCTGGTGACCGGCGCGGCCGGCTTCATCGGATCCCACCTCGCCCACGCTCTGCTCCAGACAGGAACCACCGTCATCGGCGTCGATCGCCGCGACCCCGCAAGAGACCAGACGGCCGCCGCCAACATGGCCCCATTGCGCGGCCTCCCGGGCTACATGCACATCACCGCCGACCTCCTCACCTGCGCGATCGATCCGCTCCTCATCGACGCAGACGTGATCTTTCACCTGGCCGGCATTCCCGGCGTACGGCCCTCGTGGGGACCGCAATTCGGCGAGTACGTCAACTCCAACATCCTCGCCACCCAGCGGCTCATGGACGCCGCCACCCGCATGCGGGTCCCGCGGCTCGTCGTGGCCTCCTCCTCCAGCGTCTACGGCCCCACCAACGGCGGCCCCAGCGTCGAAGGCG includes:
- a CDS encoding phosphotransferase, which translates into the protein MKLFHFSKHYETPAKAAAAACHYGWLATHAKPLRQPGLTVVGPTSLTFEHIDGRHAQKEDLLPLAALLGDAHGAAWATDLHRAQLDMPHELGNGSLLADFRSCREVALRSRLEQGFLPDTGALHAMLTLLERSTDGPAAFYKDSNPRNFLLTQDGTIFSVDTDDLTLAPFGYDLAKLITTLIMTHGPIDPPDIDAALNSYNHAAASHDAQLGATSRECLGDFLALHAVLTAPYAGRNGYRYGWLHQHQPTQGSS
- a CDS encoding aminoglycoside phosphotransferase family protein — translated: MSSTADADPRIELARQTVGSVSIVADPTLPPHLLQLVDTRGNTYFAKQHASQARYVQETHAYLSWRVHLQDRAPELVDRQDSTHILLLTAVPGRSGDALLPGSDDEEKAHHDAGVALRALHHATNRRSTGAVGSALADRLRSWVARADSTDLLSGAERKLLLQIADELAGTCMDSAVCHLDYQPRNWRVGDGFWTLDFEHMRRDARIRDFSRLEFRHWQQAPRLREAFFTGYGSPPSDTERRLLERFGAIEAITALVRGHDKGDAVLSAHGRTVLSQLN
- a CDS encoding histidine phosphatase family protein, translated to MITTELVFVRHGEARCNADGRVGGPATCTGLTHLGYLQVERAAALLATEHRAQPFTALYAGPRLRLQQSGQILGHALGLEPLVEPGLDGPVHGEADGKPWHYVKTAANGGPHAHPDQPWAAGSDTWNGYLQRAEAFLHDLINRHEGDRVLFAAHGETILAAHALLLGLGSMTEAGFTVSHASVTRWQHHRNRLGQRRWMLDRHNDTAHLAALPTGATP